The proteins below come from a single Armatimonadota bacterium genomic window:
- a CDS encoding YwbE family protein codes for MTVEKRSDIKPGMRVQIVEKQNQRTGALTEGVVSRILTNSAVHTRGIKVMLTDGTVGRVMAVLA; via the coding sequence ATGACAGTCGAAAAGAGGAGCGATATCAAACCCGGCATGCGCGTTCAGATTGTTGAAAAGCAAAACCAGCGCACCGGCGCGCTAACTGAAGGTGTTGTCTCCCGAATCCTCACTAACAGCGCTGTTCATACGCGCGGGATAAAGGTGATGCTGACCGATGGGACGGTCGGTCGGGTGATGGCAGTATTGGCTTGA
- a CDS encoding polyprenyl synthetase family protein, whose translation MALDLMEALHDRESKISKYFQQPRFREWFKPKDLEDAVFAYIERSGKRLRPSVLMWACGAVGGDENIALPAAAAVELFHTWTLVHDDVIDNDELRRGGPTVHKLGETFAVQKLGYSEEKAKEYGRDLAILTGDSQHGWNVSLLCECARNGDVDARVALEIIYYLESHVVNTLIEGEALDVQYSHTPIEQLTRDDIVYMLWMKTGVLYEFAAKAGAMIGLNTADINHPTVAALSRFASSCGTAFQLQDDILGLLGKEEKLGKPVGSDVREGKKTTIVFFALKEATSEQRKFLLSVLGNSDASNDEVQKATDLMAQLGGIDKTKELALEHVNKALPELDVLPDTEYKHLLESWAHYMIDRSF comes from the coding sequence ATGGCTCTCGATCTTATGGAAGCTCTTCACGACAGGGAGAGCAAAATCAGCAAGTATTTTCAGCAGCCGCGGTTCCGCGAATGGTTCAAACCAAAGGACCTGGAGGACGCGGTTTTTGCTTACATCGAGCGGTCCGGCAAGCGGCTGAGACCGTCTGTGCTTATGTGGGCATGCGGAGCCGTGGGCGGCGATGAGAATATCGCGCTGCCGGCTGCGGCGGCTGTGGAGTTGTTCCACACATGGACGCTGGTCCATGACGACGTTATAGACAATGACGAACTCCGGCGCGGCGGCCCGACTGTTCACAAGCTGGGTGAGACATTCGCCGTTCAAAAACTGGGATACAGCGAGGAGAAGGCGAAAGAATATGGCCGGGACCTCGCGATCCTTACGGGTGATTCTCAGCATGGCTGGAATGTGAGTCTGCTTTGTGAGTGCGCCCGAAATGGTGATGTGGACGCCAGAGTGGCACTTGAGATCATCTATTACCTGGAATCGCATGTGGTCAACACCCTGATCGAAGGTGAGGCTCTGGATGTTCAGTATTCGCACACACCAATAGAACAGCTTACCCGCGATGATATCGTTTATATGCTCTGGATGAAGACCGGTGTGCTCTATGAGTTCGCCGCCAAGGCAGGAGCCATGATCGGCCTGAACACCGCAGATATCAACCACCCGACAGTTGCGGCCTTGTCGCGGTTTGCATCGAGCTGTGGGACGGCATTTCAACTGCAGGACGATATTCTCGGCCTGCTGGGAAAAGAAGAAAAGCTCGGAAAGCCCGTCGGATCGGACGTCCGCGAGGGAAAGAAGACCACAATAGTCTTCTTTGCCTTAAAAGAAGCGACCAGTGAGCAGCGCAAGTTCCTGCTCTCAGTGCTCGGTAACTCCGACGCCTCTAATGATGAAGTTCAAAAAGCAACCGACCTGATGGCGCAGCTAGGCGGCATAGACAAGACAAAGGAACTGGCGCTCGAACACGTGAACAAGGCGCTGCCTGAGCTGGATGTGCTGCCGGATACGGAGTATAAGCATCTGCTGGAGTCCTGGGCGCATTATATGATTGACAGGAGCTTTTAA